The window ggacgctgtcttttatcaggagttcgttcacattcagacacatcactgtgctgctgtgtttgcctaaatcctccaaattaccagcagggctaatggttaaaatagacaggtcaggagacctgctgcaccgagtctgctggatacggggattgagggagaagtcctcatttatagggtttacatgaacacacttatctttataatgatataaattgtggttatgtgtatatgaaattacgaataacaaatgtatgtaatggcattaaatcactgttcatttctttgcattttaactttgtaaactataaactcacgcgtctcctctttgtgtctcattttgtgagctaactgacaacaacagttgttcgctcacgttctcccctgctggccacgcccactcctgcccgatgctcgcggagctccacgcccattaatcatgcatcttttgaaaaaattctgaagtagactttaactgaaagaggggggtgtcatggccctttaatgataAAAACCTTTGTTTAAGAACTGCATAATTTGTTAACTTGTGTCATCTTTGActgttattttaatttgtttgatgatctgaaacattaatgtgtgacaaacatacaaacacataagAAATCGGTAAAGGGCAAACAGTTTATCACATCACAGTATATAGGCGCTTTTTTAAGCAGAATTCTTCTCAATGCAGAATCCCAATGTTTGATAAGTCATTATCGTGATGCTGATTGAGCAGAAGTTGTAATCAGGCCTCTGAAATGACCACAGCTTTTATAATGTCACAATTAGTCTTTGACAGCTTTTCTCCCTGCAGCGCTTTTCCGATTTCCAGCTCTCCTGAATCTCTCATTATGTGGATTTCTGTAGCTTTTACACGTAATACGAAGAGATTTCATCACATTAACGTGCAGACCCAAACGACATTGCAAGATGAGTCACGCATCGCagatattttaacatattttaccgTCAGCCTGATCAACATCAGCATGAAGCTGAGCTCAAAACACacattttgctttgcttttttttcttgcgTTCATTTCAGATGCCTCCTGAATCTCTCCATATGACAAATTTCTGTACTCCTCCATCTGTAGCTTGTTCTACCCATAGCCACCCACACTccatccttctctctctctctctttttccctcTTTACCTCCACCACTGAGGAAGAGCAGCATAGTGAACGCATTCGAAGAGAGAGAGCACATTTCAATGTGCACAGAAACACCCAGACAGGAATAGCTCTATGTCCTGAGagcacatctctctctctttttctcttctgGATGGGTCGGATGATTCATATACACATGGAGAGGGTGATACGGGACAGAGaggacatgttaaaaaaaaaaaagacaggacCCCCAGTGCGACTGGAAAGCTCCACATATGATGGACTCGCTCCTGGAGCCACATTACGGGATGTTGTTTGCATTGCACAGATCCCGTTTAGCGGCCTGTTGATTAAAAGGCCAGGTTTGAGAGGATCCAAGCACCCTCCATGATCGATTCTTCCTCCCACTGCTGAACGCTTCACAAAAGGGGCTTTTAGGACTTATTATATGCCCGATATCCAAAGCTTTGAtgctgctaagtgcttgttcaagACACATTTAACCCTGAGCATCAAATACATGGTTTAGACGTGCTgatttttcaaagcagaatactTGCAGTTATATAGGAGCAGGTGGATATGGAGCCAGGTTAGTCttaaaaatgatacatttacaaaatatataatatatacatccacaacacaattctCATTTACAAATTCCAACTGgtaagttcaaaacacatttcttaaatccacaaatccaatttggtaaatcaaaacacaatttataaatacacaaatccaatactaaaattcaaaacacgattcaaaattacacaaatccaattcaaaaatttaaaacacgattcataaatacacaaacccaatttaaattcaaaacacatttcttaaatacacaaatccaatttgtaaattcaaaacacgataaaaaaaaaaacaaatcaattcaAAAATTCataacacgattcataaatacgcaaatccaaatcgttaattcaaaacacgattcataaaaacccaaatccaattcgtaaatttaaaaaacgattcgtaaatgcacaaatccaattcataaatttaaaacacgatttataaaaacacaaatccaatttgttaaatcaaaacacaatttataaatacacaaacccaatactaaaattcaaaacacgattcaaaaatatgcaaatctaaattgtaaattcaaaacacagtttataaatacacaaatccaatacataaattcaaaacacaattcttacatacacaaatccaattcctaaaattcaaaacacgattcataaatacacaaagctAACTTGaaatttcaaaacataattcataaatacacaaacccaattcattaattcaaaacacgattcataaatacacaaatccaattcgtaaattcaaaacacgattcataaaaaaacaaatccaattcttaaattcaaaacacaatttatatatacgcaaatccaattcttaaatttcaaaacacgattcataaatacgcaaatccaaatTGTAAATTCGAAACACAATTCATtaaaacacaaatccaattcgtaaattcaaaacacgatcaataaatatgcaaacccgatttgttaattcaaaacaagattcataaatacacaaacccaatttaaatttaaaaacacgattcataaatacacaaatccaatttggaaattcaaaatacaattcggaaacacacaaatccaattcggaaattcaaaacacgatataaaaatacacaaacccaatttgaaaattcaaaacacgattcgtaaatacacaaatccaatttgtaaattcaaaacaaaattcgtaaacacacaaatccaattcggaaatttaaaacacaatacgTAAATACActaatctaattcgtaaattcaaaacacgatataaaaatacacaaacccaattcgttaattcaaaacaagattcataaatacacaaacccaattttaaatttaaaaacacgatttataaatacacaaatccaattcggaaatttaaaacaattcgtaaatacacaaatccaattcgtaaattcaaaacacgattcataaaaacacaaatccaatttgtaaattcaaaacacgatctAAAAATATGCAAacccaatttgtaaattcaaaaacagattcataaatacacaaaccgaattttaaatgtaaaaacacaattcataaatacacaaatccaattcgtaaattcaaaacaagattcataaatacacaaatccaattttaaatgtaaaaccacaattcataaatacacaaatccaattcgtaaatgcaCTAATcctattcgtaaattcaaaactagatataaaaatacacaaatccaatttatttggcaaaaatatttttgatttttacttgtgagttcacaaattggattttgtaaatgtgaattgtgttgtgggtgcattagctttattttgtatatgtattgtttttgagactgatctggcacCACAACATGTCAGTTTTCACCTGAGTAAGTGTGTAAACAGAAGTAAATTAAAAAGATTATCTGTAATGCTGAACGGAACTATCGCTCCCATATATTTCCATGGCAATCCTCCTGTTCTACATCCATATGTTTACATGTGCACTCTTCAGTCCAGagggtttttgttgttgttgtgtgctTTCATTAATTATGGATCTCCATCTTGAAGTTAAACCCAGATGTGACTCACAGTATGGTGGTTTCATGCATGCGTCAACTTTTGGGATGGATCATTGTAATAAAACATATGAAATGGAGCTTGCGTGCTTAACAAGGAGGTCATGATTAAAACACACCGCATTACATGCTCACATGACAGTGACAGCAGAGGTCCACCTTGATTTAGACACATTTTAGGAGCAACTCTGCCCTCTGCTGCACGCGTGACTGCAGACTGCAAACACACAAACCAAGCTCAGTTTAGTTCACTAATTAGCCTTTAGTTATAGTGTGCAAAAAcacacttttaattaaaaataatgagcATTTTTAATGCCACAGAGCAAAAAGATATTTCATGTGCAATTGGTTTTCCTAATTCACCTCATTAACATTTACTTTGTGCCACTACTACTTTTTTTAATTACCCGAATGTAATCCATTAgtgacaattatttatttattcgtttgaaTTTCACTGGCCTGTTAGTGATACATTACCTAACGTGATCTATTATCTAAAATGAAATAATAGTAActaattaacatatatatatatatatatatatatatatatatgtaaatttatgtatgtacagtatttgtacatttgtatatattttaatgcttaattaatattaataattcaaccatttattgttttttacattagttaagtgcattaattaacataataaaaaaactaaataataaattaatattttattaagttaagAAATCCATTGGAAGTATTattcgttgtttttttttttgttttttttaaacataacaccATATAGTGTACatcatgtatatattttaacaaacttatctcGGTGTTATTACCTTATACTAACTAGAACACGCACCAAAACACTAGCAAACAATACAGCCATTATACAGCACCatcaaaaaacaataaagaaatctCAGCCAGACTGatggaataaaaacaaaataggaTGACATGTAAAAAGatgtggagagaaaaaaaattattacagaaACATTATTAACCTATACATCTAATGAAGGGACCCCATATTTTGTCATACAACTTCTGTTTGCCAAATCTAGAGAAATGTAACCTTTCCAACTTGAGAGCAGAAACCATTTCGTGGATTTCCACTCCATCAGAATCACTCTCTTAGCCAGCACCATACCAAACATAAGGGAGAGTTGTTGATGTTTAGGCCAAGTTAGAGCCTGGTCTGACCATCCAAACAATGCTATTTCCACATCAATTTTAATATCGGaagtattattatattgttaaatgttGTGATAAACTAAATGTTAACACATGGACATTTATGCCATATTGTCAATGTACTTATATTTATTAATACCTTTTCTATAGTATACCAGCTTGGCAGTATTATAATTTCATGAGagaacacagcaagaaggtcactggttcgagccacggCAGGGACAATGGGTATTTCTGTGTgttatttgcatgttctccccatgtttgtgtgcgttttctccgggtgttccggtttcccttacagtccaaaaaAATAAGCCttataagctaaattggccttagtgtatgtttgtgaatgtgagtgtgtgtgggtgtttcccagtgctgggttgcagctgaaaaggcatacgctgtgtaaaacatatgctggataagttcattccgttgtgccgacccctgatgaaggaaaatgaatgaatgaattgtctgcaataaaatacaagtcaaagtaaatgtggaaatcactactttctttttttttttttttttttttttgcattttttcaatactgttccaactttttctgatttggggttgtacataATGATGAACTAACAATTAACTAAGTTTGCTAGCTCTTTATTTTATTATCCTATTTTGCTTATCATTATAAACTGGGTAAAAATGAGGACCATAACccttgtatatattatatataatgcaGTAGACGCAATGTTAACAAATGAAACCATACAGTAAAGAAATAACCAAAAGCTTTGCTAAAATGTAATCCAcacatatacagtttaagtcagaattattaacccccgttTATTATGTTTCCCCAATttcggagagattttttcaacacattttttcaacataatagttttaatatatatttataaatatattaatatatttaataactgatttattttatctttgccatgatgacagtaaataatatttgactagatattttacaagacacttctatacagcttgaagtgatatttaaaggcttaactaggtttattacgttaactaggcaggttagtgtaattaggcaagttattgcttaatgatggtttgttctgtagactattgaaaaatgctgaaagagTCTAATAATTCTGTcctcaaaatgttttttacaaaattaaaaatggcttttttctagctgaaataaaacaaataagactttctccagaagaaaaaaatattatcagacatactgtgaacatttccttgctctgttaaacatcatttggaaaatatttagaaaagaaaacaaaatcaaaggggggcgaataattctgacttctgaaaGGTTATCTTGCTATCTCATAGTCTCTGTAGATTAGCTGGGAAAAGGACTATAAAACAGTTTATTTCCTGTACAACaatatttcacaaaatattttGAACTCAGAAAAGCATTATAGGGATTCAAAACAGATCTAAaacctttactgtaaaaaatcctgggttccacacaattccttcatgttgaaattaacttaattatttttacaaattaaagtggattcgATATGatacaattaggttgtcccaaaacaaCTAAAGAACTGTTTTTccactcattttaattaagtagtttgaacaagcagcattgAGTGTTATATGGGTCTAAAAAGTGCCTTCAAAGAAATGTAAAGTGATGCCTTTATGATTACGAGTCAATGAACCACTTTAAGTGCTATTTAGCatcgtttgtttaaaaaaaagttcctAAAACCACTTAATTATCTCCTGACTTGCAGATCATTTgtcattaaagggatagctcatccaaaatgaaaattgtcatcatttactcatccttttttcaaaactctttctttattctgttgaacacaaaagaagatattttgaaaaatgttggaaacctgttaccattgactttcataatatttgTGTTTCCTATAAAAGTCAgtggtttttacatttattcaaaatatcttcattaatGTGTAGCAGAATAAGGAAACTCATAGtcttggaaccacttgagggagagtaaatagtgagttaatcttcatttttgggtgaactgtccctttaatccaATCATGTATTGAATGTTTATACTCCTCAATCAATTCCTTTCATAAGTCTATTTTACACTAGAGGTACAAAAAAGTTACACTCAAAAACATCTGGACAAAAATGTCCCATTGGAGCCCATcgtggaaccacttgagggtgacaAAATAgggagtaaattttcatttctttagtgaacctttaaaatgaatatttgaacGTGTTTCTCTGCAGAATCTGTTACACCTATTGTAATGCATAAAGGAGTATTCAAAATAAGTTTAGAGATTTTTTAAATCTCATTTAAAGTAATTTcaaaaataatgtttcattttgtAGTTGGTTAGTTTCTTGTCGCTGTTCCCggcctgtatttttttttcagtttgcgtCAAAGGGGGCGCAATCTGAACGCAAAGCCCAGCGGCCGCGGCTGAACTCTCAGTACTCTCAGAAGTCAAACCCCCCTGTCCTCTGCAGACCCGAGCCCCCAGTCACCTCCACCACAGCACCGAGTACAACCACTGCACGTCCACCCATTCATTCTGTCAGGATCTTCTTCGCTCTCGGGACTTTCATAAACTGAGGGAAACTTGGAAAACTATACGCACCTGCTCCTCTCTTCCAGAGGACACCAGAGAACAGCAGTTCAGCATGAATTCAACGGGTTTCAACGACACAGACAGCGCTCTGTTCTCCAACACGAGCTTTCTGTCGTGCTGTAACGTGTCTTCGGTGGTGACGGACAGCGGGTTTGTGTCCGCGGCGCTGGACGAGCGCAGCGTCTTCATCATGCGCACGGTGCAGATCGCGGTCATGTGCGTCCTGGCGCTCACCGTCGTCTTCGGCATCTTCTTTTTAGGCTGCAACTTGCTGATTAAGTCCGAAGGGATGATCAACTTTCTGGTTACAGACAGAAGACCGTCAAAGGATGTGGAAGCGGTCATCGTGGGATCGTATTAGTGCGTAAAAGTGTTGGTAATGTGTGAAAACTCCGTCCTCCACAAACGAAGAAACTCGCACGTTACCTTTATGActcagtgtttgtttgtttggagaAGGGCAGCTGATGAGAAAAGTACAGTTAGTAGCGCGGTGCGAGAGACCTGTTGACTGATAATTGATATGAAATATAGAAGAGGAAAATGTTTCATGGACTGTTTCGCGCACTCTGTGGACCATGAGTAATTGTTGTACATGAATAATGCTTGTGGAACAAACTGTTAAGATTTACGTGGGTAAACGTTGCATGCATTATGAGTCATGCATTTTAAGTTGAAATAAATGAAGACATACTTTTATACTGTATACAAAAGCAATTGATATTTAAGATAGGCCAGTCTATTTTGTGATACTTTAACTCTTTATTTACATTTGGAAAGTTTTATATACAAGTATACTGTCCAACTGCAGTTTGCAATCGTTTTGATAGT is drawn from Danio rerio strain Tuebingen ecotype United States chromosome 6, GRCz12tu, whole genome shotgun sequence and contains these coding sequences:
- the rprmb gene encoding protein reprimo B → MNSTGFNDTDSALFSNTSFLSCCNVSSVVTDSGFVSAALDERSVFIMRTVQIAVMCVLALTVVFGIFFLGCNLLIKSEGMINFLVTDRRPSKDVEAVIVGSY